In the genome of Raphanus sativus cultivar WK10039 chromosome 4, ASM80110v3, whole genome shotgun sequence, one region contains:
- the LOC108836999 gene encoding uncharacterized protein LOC108836999 codes for MMIKRIEICIELLKIGMEFVVRVAEAVQIAWRQHLNHRTPMPPPPLLPHGISTSYHSPFLFGFLP; via the coding sequence atGATGATAAAAAGGATAGAGATTTGTATAGAGCTTCTGAAGATAGGAATGGAGTTCGTCGTACGGGTGGCGGAAGCCGTCCAGATTGCCTGGCGGCAACACCTCAATCACCGTACTCCTATGCCTCCTCCGCCTCTCCTTCCCCATGGCATTTCCACTTCTTACCATTCTCCATTCCTCTTTGGATTTCTCccttga
- the LOC130511991 gene encoding pollen-specific leucine-rich repeat extensin-like protein 1, protein VHSPPPPVHSPPPPVHSPPPPGALSATAGSLSATAGSLSTTAGSLSATTGSLSATTSSTSFTLHHHRFTLRRHPPPPVHSPPPPVHSPPPPVHSPPPPVHSPPPPVHSPPPPVHSPPPPVHSPPPPPVYSPPPPVFSPPPPPPVHSPPPPVHSPPPPVNSPPPPVEKKESPLAQAPAPSDEFIIPPFVGHQYASPPPPMFPGY, encoded by the coding sequence GTCCACTCTCCACCACCGCCGGTCCACTCTCCTCCACCGCCGGTCcattctccaccaccaccgggTGCACTCTCCGCCACCGCCGGTTCACTCTCCGCCACCGCCGGTTCACTCTCCACCACCGCCGGTTCACTCTCCGCCACCACCGGTTCACTCTCCgccaccacctcctccaccagtttcactctccaccaccaccggttcACTCTCCGCCGCCACCCACCACCACCGGTTCACTCTCCGCCACCTCCAGTCCACTCTCCACCGCCACCGGTTCACTCTCCGCCACCTCCAGTCCACTCTCCACCCCCACCGGTTCACTCTCCGCCACCTCCAGTCCACTCTCCACCCCCACCGGTCCACTCCCCACCACCTCCGCCTGTGTACTCTCCTCCACCACCTGTCttttcaccaccaccaccaccaccggtacATTCCCCGCCGCCACCAGTCCATTCGCCACCTCCTCCGGTTAACTCGCCGCCGCCACCGGTGGAAAAGAAAGAGTCTCCGCTGGCACAAGCACCAGCTCCAAGTGATGAATTCATCATACCACCCTTCGTCGGCCACCAATACGCATCGCCACCACCTCCAATGTTCCCCGGCTACTAA